One window of Phycisphaeraceae bacterium genomic DNA carries:
- the mutM gene encoding bifunctional DNA-formamidopyrimidine glycosylase/DNA-(apurinic or apyrimidinic site) lyase, with amino-acid sequence MPELPEVERTRLSLAPLIGRTISRASLLRADICDSFSPRGTPTKASPRSLLQHARISSLSRRGKQLAVIASDGRTLCIQLGMSGRLLLLQSDIPHPKSDIPPHTHALWTLDDNSQLLFIDPRRFGGLSTYPSERALLQHRWSTLGPDALTLSARDLAHACADSHRPIKSLLLDQSALAGVGNIYADESLFRARIHPSTLASTLTNSQLAALARAIRFILARAITAGGSTLRNYADSNGRAGTAQLLHAVYGRVGKSCTNCNGSLASSRLAQRATVFCPLCQPLT; translated from the coding sequence ATGCCCGAACTCCCCGAAGTCGAGCGCACCCGCCTCTCTCTCGCGCCGCTCATCGGCCGCACCATTTCGCGCGCATCTCTTCTCCGCGCCGACATCTGCGATTCATTTTCCCCCCGCGGCACGCCAACAAAGGCATCCCCGCGCAGCCTCCTCCAACACGCCCGCATTTCCTCTCTCTCCCGCCGCGGCAAGCAGCTCGCCGTCATCGCCTCCGACGGCCGCACGCTCTGCATCCAGCTCGGCATGTCCGGCCGTCTTCTCCTTCTTCAATCCGACATCCCACATCCGAAATCCGACATTCCCCCACACACCCACGCGCTCTGGACACTCGACGACAACTCCCAACTTCTCTTCATCGATCCGCGCCGCTTCGGTGGTCTCTCCACCTATCCATCCGAACGCGCGCTCCTCCAACACCGCTGGTCCACGCTCGGGCCCGATGCACTCACACTCTCCGCGCGCGATCTGGCCCACGCCTGCGCCGATTCACACCGCCCCATCAAGTCACTCCTCCTCGATCAATCCGCGCTCGCCGGCGTCGGCAACATCTACGCCGATGAATCTCTCTTCCGCGCCCGCATCCACCCCTCTACGCTCGCGAGCACGCTCACAAACTCGCAACTCGCCGCCCTCGCTCGCGCCATCCGCTTCATCCTCGCCCGCGCCATCACCGCCGGCGGCAGCACGCTCCGCAATTACGCCGACTCGAACGGCCGCGCCGGCACCGCTCAACTCCTTCACGCGGTCTACGGAAGAGTCGGGAAATCCTGCACCAATTGCAACGGCTCCCTCGCCTCCAGCCGACTCGCCCAGCGTGCCACCGTGTTTTGCCCGCTCTGCCAGCCCCTGACATGA
- a CDS encoding DEAD/DEAH box helicase family protein gives MNIGAGPGVAVREFPLKTGFADYLLYADGRVIGVVEAKPEGHTLKGVELQSSKYLSGLPVGLPRWTPDGTALPFAYESTGTVTQFTSNLDPEPRSREVFAFHRPEELIRLAGLERQLRANLRQMPALDTSKLWEKQVAAIQNLEKSLANDHARSLIQMVMGAGKTFTACNIAYRLIKFGGAKRVLFLVDRNNLGKQTLNEFQQFASPYNQYKFTEEFGVQHLRKNAIDPAAKVVNESQIRLVLRTFKERLPEIFPGRTECPKTLVFAKTDLHADDVTRIIREEFGKGNDFCQKITSKSTGKKPEELLNEFRNSYMPRVAVTVDMIATGTDVNPPPTPSLREGAPGRATGGGGRQLVDLIALVNLRIFCRGCHCCTPTNCAKPTSRQERRETRRRA, from the coding sequence ATGAACATCGGGGCGGGGCCTGGGGTCGCGGTGCGGGAGTTTCCGCTGAAGACGGGGTTTGCGGATTACCTTCTTTATGCGGATGGGCGGGTAATTGGTGTGGTGGAGGCCAAGCCCGAGGGGCACACGCTCAAGGGGGTTGAGCTTCAATCTTCCAAGTATCTTTCGGGGTTGCCGGTTGGTCTGCCGCGGTGGACGCCGGACGGAACAGCGCTTCCGTTTGCGTATGAATCAACGGGAACCGTGACGCAGTTCACGAGCAACCTGGATCCGGAGCCGCGGAGTCGCGAGGTGTTTGCGTTTCATCGGCCGGAGGAACTGATTCGGCTCGCGGGGCTTGAGAGGCAGTTGCGTGCGAACCTGCGGCAGATGCCGGCGCTTGATACGTCGAAATTGTGGGAGAAGCAGGTCGCGGCGATTCAGAATCTGGAAAAGTCACTGGCGAACGATCATGCCCGCTCGCTCATCCAGATGGTGATGGGCGCGGGGAAGACATTTACGGCGTGCAATATTGCGTACCGCCTGATCAAGTTCGGCGGAGCGAAGCGGGTGCTGTTTCTTGTGGACCGGAACAACCTGGGCAAGCAGACGCTGAATGAGTTCCAGCAGTTTGCCTCGCCGTACAACCAGTACAAGTTCACCGAAGAGTTCGGCGTTCAGCACTTGCGGAAGAACGCCATCGATCCGGCGGCGAAAGTGGTGAACGAGAGCCAGATTCGGCTGGTGCTGCGCACGTTCAAGGAACGGCTGCCGGAGATCTTCCCGGGACGCACGGAGTGTCCGAAGACGCTGGTCTTCGCCAAGACCGATTTACACGCGGACGATGTGACGCGGATCATCCGCGAGGAGTTTGGCAAGGGGAATGACTTCTGTCAGAAGATCACGAGCAAGTCGACGGGGAAGAAGCCGGAGGAACTGCTCAACGAGTTTCGCAATTCGTACATGCCGCGGGTTGCGGTGACAGTGGACATGATCGCGACGGGCACGGATGTGAACCCACCCCCAACCCCCTCCCTCAGGGAGGGGGCTCCTGGAAGAGCCACCGGGGGCGGCGGGCGGCAACTGGTGGACCTGATTGCGTTGGTGAACCTACGGATTTTCTGCAGGGGCTGTCACTGCTGCACACCTACGAACTGCGCAAAGCCGACATCGCGGCAGGAAAGACGGGAAACCAGGCGACGGGCGTGA
- a CDS encoding ABC transporter ATP-binding protein — protein sequence MPTPISIRGITKEFPAIGAGTAGGTTRAVDNISLEIETGELFFLLGPSGCGKTTLLRMIAGFIDPTSGTILFGSRDVTHLPPNQRNTGMVFQSYALWPHMTIEANVAFGLDVRKTPANEAKTRIDEALAAVRMSQYSKRKPNQLSGGQQQRIALARALVIRPDVLLLDEPLSNLDAKLRLELRSEIRRICKESGITTVYVTHDQKEALSMADRVAILRSGRVEQLGTPADLYKRPHSRFVAEFLGETNILEGTVISISETPSPMGARAGGGQVFTATLETPAGKLEGSIPPGLTPPKPNSRALLSIRPESIHISESELKLPPQFQGKLTSATYLGEVEQGHIQVGAANLKFLKLSNLAQPLHAGDSQVPVSISDAIVLPLSDSNSGT from the coding sequence ATGCCCACCCCCATCTCCATCCGCGGCATAACCAAAGAATTCCCCGCAATCGGAGCCGGGACAGCGGGCGGCACAACCCGCGCCGTTGACAACATCTCCCTCGAGATCGAAACCGGTGAACTCTTCTTTCTGCTCGGCCCTTCCGGCTGCGGCAAAACCACCCTCCTCCGCATGATCGCCGGGTTCATCGACCCGACTTCCGGCACGATCCTCTTCGGCTCGCGCGACGTCACCCACCTGCCGCCCAACCAGCGCAACACCGGAATGGTCTTCCAGTCCTACGCGCTCTGGCCGCACATGACCATCGAGGCCAACGTCGCCTTCGGGCTCGATGTGCGAAAAACCCCTGCAAATGAGGCCAAAACACGCATCGACGAGGCCCTCGCCGCGGTGCGCATGTCGCAGTATTCCAAGCGAAAACCGAACCAGCTCTCCGGCGGACAGCAGCAGCGCATCGCCCTCGCCCGCGCGCTCGTCATCCGCCCCGATGTCCTTTTATTAGATGAACCGCTCAGCAACCTCGACGCGAAACTCCGCCTCGAGCTCCGCTCCGAAATCCGGCGCATCTGCAAAGAGAGCGGCATCACCACCGTCTACGTCACCCACGACCAGAAAGAAGCGCTCAGCATGGCCGACCGCGTCGCCATCCTGCGATCCGGCCGCGTCGAACAACTCGGCACACCCGCCGATCTCTACAAGCGCCCCCACTCGCGCTTCGTCGCCGAATTCCTGGGCGAAACCAACATCCTCGAAGGCACCGTGATCTCTATTTCAGAAACCCCCTCCCCGATGGGAGCGAGGGCAGGGGGTGGGCAGGTTTTCACCGCAACACTCGAAACCCCCGCCGGCAAACTTGAAGGCTCGATTCCGCCCGGCCTCACACCACCAAAGCCAAACTCCCGCGCACTCCTCTCTATCCGACCAGAATCCATACACATTTCAGAATCAGAACTGAAACTACCGCCACAATTCCAAGGCAAGCTCACCAGTGCAACCTACCTCGGCGAAGTTGAACAAGGCCACATTCAGGTCGGCGCCGCCAATCTCAAATTCCTGAAGCTTTCCAATTTGGCGCAGCCCCTACACGCCGGCGATTCGCAAGTTCCGGTCTCGATTTCCGATGCGATCGTCCTTCCGCTTTCCGATTCAAACTCGGGAACCTGA
- a CDS encoding NUDIX domain-containing protein translates to MPKWNRSAAKKIELLARGIAVRDGQVLLCKNKKSDYWYFPGGHIEPGEPAAEAIEREFLEETGKKVKVERLLFIHEHFFKQDNKSRHEYSLVFSVHAPDKIKAKEKHLEFQWVKWSDAEKSDVRPKALAQLVGVFLEEHALNRQIRFRSTRA, encoded by the coding sequence ATGCCCAAATGGAACCGATCCGCCGCGAAAAAAATCGAACTGCTCGCCCGCGGCATCGCCGTTCGCGATGGCCAGGTCCTGCTCTGCAAAAACAAGAAGTCTGACTATTGGTACTTTCCGGGCGGCCACATCGAACCCGGCGAGCCCGCGGCGGAAGCCATCGAGCGCGAATTCCTCGAGGAAACAGGCAAAAAAGTGAAGGTCGAGCGACTGCTCTTCATTCACGAACACTTTTTCAAACAGGACAATAAATCGCGGCACGAGTACTCGCTCGTTTTTTCAGTCCACGCGCCAGACAAAATCAAGGCCAAGGAAAAGCATCTTGAATTTCAATGGGTGAAATGGAGTGACGCCGAAAAATCGGATGTCCGACCGAAGGCCCTGGCTCAGTTGGTGGGGGTGTTCCTTGAGGAACACGCATTGAATCGGCAGATCCGGTTTCGATCGACTCGGGCGTGA
- a CDS encoding ParB/RepB/Spo0J family partition protein, whose translation MSNHTEVSKVRKLGRGLSALLQTPVAIEVGSQGTPARGVATAAAAVVGEGAVRGEVAREAALPSARNEGSAVGSGGGGGVEHISVESIRPSPFQARRIFDEAPLRQLADSIRGAGVMQPVIVRPGKTSNEFELVAGERRWRAAKIAGLARVPAIVRELGDEDAAEWGLIENVQREDLNAMDRAHALRMMSERFGLSHARVAEKVGLERATVANLVRLTELEPEIAELLSANALSAAHGKALLSMPSGAERVRIAREAARGEWPVRKVEAEVKRALAEGDTSAASSGAAEAEGGNFGGPIDTKRAVAIDLERRLGQQLGTKVFIQSGKEGKGKIVLEFYGLDHFDALLAKMGLR comes from the coding sequence ATGAGCAATCACACGGAAGTTTCGAAGGTTCGCAAATTGGGTAGGGGTTTGTCTGCATTGCTGCAAACTCCTGTGGCGATTGAAGTTGGGTCGCAGGGGACACCTGCGCGGGGTGTTGCGACTGCCGCGGCAGCCGTTGTGGGGGAAGGCGCGGTGCGCGGCGAGGTTGCGCGCGAGGCGGCTTTGCCGAGTGCGCGAAATGAAGGAAGCGCGGTCGGAAGTGGTGGGGGTGGTGGAGTTGAGCACATTTCGGTTGAGTCGATTCGGCCGAGTCCGTTCCAGGCGCGGCGGATTTTTGATGAAGCGCCGTTGCGGCAGCTCGCGGATTCGATCCGCGGCGCGGGCGTGATGCAGCCGGTGATCGTACGGCCGGGGAAGACCAGCAACGAGTTTGAACTTGTTGCGGGTGAGCGGCGCTGGCGCGCGGCGAAGATTGCGGGGCTTGCGCGGGTGCCGGCGATTGTGCGGGAGCTTGGCGATGAGGATGCCGCGGAGTGGGGGCTGATTGAAAACGTGCAGCGTGAAGATCTCAACGCGATGGATCGCGCGCACGCGCTGCGGATGATGAGCGAGCGGTTCGGACTTTCGCATGCGCGCGTGGCGGAGAAAGTCGGACTCGAACGCGCGACGGTTGCGAACCTGGTGCGCCTGACTGAACTCGAGCCTGAAATTGCGGAGCTTTTGAGCGCGAACGCATTGAGCGCGGCGCACGGAAAAGCCCTGCTTTCCATGCCTTCCGGCGCGGAGCGCGTGCGCATCGCGCGTGAAGCGGCGCGGGGCGAGTGGCCGGTTCGGAAAGTTGAGGCGGAAGTGAAGCGCGCACTTGCGGAGGGTGACACGAGCGCGGCAAGTAGTGGGGCGGCCGAAGCGGAAGGCGGAAATTTTGGTGGGCCGATCGATACGAAGCGCGCGGTTGCGATCGACCTGGAACGCAGACTCGGCCAGCAATTGGGAACGAAGGTCTTCATTCAATCCGGAAAAGAAGGAAAGGGGAAGATCGTCCTCGAGTTCTACGGGCTGGATCACTTCGACGCGCTGCTCGCGAAGATGGGACTTCGCTAG